In Vigna angularis cultivar LongXiaoDou No.4 chromosome 8, ASM1680809v1, whole genome shotgun sequence, one DNA window encodes the following:
- the LOC108323216 gene encoding uncharacterized protein LOC108323216, translated as MAPRPPPPPPTNPDAPDMMRMMESVISAMQQQNTTLRQYLNLLTGGRAVAGPSSSSSTQPQEWSLENFLQHRLAKFNGQVSPDEADRWFRDMERIFNAKRCSEENRLAFTEYLLSKEASHWWSSVRTILEGNNTPITWELFKEKFYAKYFSDSVRFDKEIEFLQLVQGNMPVSEYADQFKHLIMFHTVPMSEVWQCRKFENGLRGQIKLLVKGLSIKEFPTLVEMARVMEKTKLGVDS; from the exons ATGGCACCTAggcctcctcctcctccacccaCAAATCCTGATGCACCTGatatgatgaggatgatggaATCAGTGATCAGTGCGATGCAGCAGCAAAATACTACTTTG AGGCAGTATTTGAACTTGTTGACCGGTGGAAGGGCTGTGGCTGGaccctcatcttcttcttccacacAACCTCAAGAGTGGAGCCTTGAGAATTTCTTGCAGCATCGTCTAGCTAAGTTTAATGGACAGGTTAGCCCGGATGAGGCGGATAGGTGGTTTAGAGATATGGAGCGCATCTTTAATGCCAAGAGGTGTTCAGAAGAGAATAGATTGGCTTTCACGGAGTATTTATTATCCAAGGAAGCTAGTCACTGGTGGAGTAGTGTGAGGACGATACTGGAGGGCAACAACACTCCTATCACTTGGGAGCTGTTCAAGGAGAAATTTTATGCTAAATATTTTTCTGACAGCGTCAGATTTGACAAGGAGATTGAATTCCTACAACTGGTTCAGGGAAATATGCCAGTCTCTGAGTATGCAGACCAGTTCAAGCATCTGATCATGTTTCATACAGTGCCGATGAGTGAAGTTTGGCAGTGTCGGAAATTTGAGAATGGCTTGAGAGGACAAATCAAGTTATTGGTGAAAGGACTTTCTATTAAGGAATTCCCTACTTTGGTGGAAATGGCAAGAGTCATGGAGAAGACCAAGTTGGGAGTTGATAGCTAG